The Gammaproteobacteria bacterium genome window below encodes:
- a CDS encoding VOC family protein produces MYKNKAILASKFCQIAWVVKDIAAAEKFFIETMGIEKFLRMENLSAKDTEGTYLGKPADWVFNLYIAYAGEVQIELIQPVSGASMFDQSLTMHDAAVQHIAYWLDDSEYDAAAQHLEASGYPLIQSFKLPVLRVGYFDTRSAIGVVTELVGSSEEGHEFRRNLKAGNF; encoded by the coding sequence ATGTATAAAAACAAAGCCATTCTTGCATCAAAATTTTGTCAAATAGCCTGGGTTGTAAAAGATATTGCAGCTGCGGAAAAATTTTTCATTGAGACCATGGGTATTGAGAAGTTTCTTCGCATGGAGAACCTTAGCGCGAAAGATACGGAAGGAACTTATCTGGGTAAGCCGGCTGACTGGGTGTTTAATTTGTACATAGCTTATGCAGGCGAGGTGCAGATTGAATTGATTCAGCCCGTCTCAGGTGCCAGCATGTTCGATCAATCATTGACAATGCATGATGCCGCTGTACAGCATATTGCTTATTGGCTTGATGATTCTGAATACGATGCGGCCGCCCAACACTTGGAGGCATCGGGCTATCCACTAATTCAGAGTTTCAAATTGCCCGTCTTGCGTGTTGGTTATTTCGATACTCGTTCGGCGATTGGGGTCGTTACTGAGCTTGTCGGTTCCAGTGAGGAAGGGCATGAATTCCGACGAAATCTTAAGGCTGGAAACTTTTGA
- a CDS encoding cupin domain-containing protein, producing the protein MKAQPFVVTPKDYDPALNVLGVKITVLASNSATQAYEITLQQGDEGMGPPPHSHNWDESFYILKGKVEFTCAGKTVMCIPGTLVHVPANTVHGFRFGVGGGEMLELTGQGGFATQMFTAISKEIPPGPPDLPKVLEVLKQNGVTVAA; encoded by the coding sequence ATGAAGGCTCAACCGTTTGTTGTGACACCAAAAGACTACGATCCCGCGTTGAATGTGCTCGGTGTCAAGATAACCGTGCTGGCATCAAACTCAGCGACACAAGCCTATGAGATCACCCTGCAGCAGGGCGACGAGGGAATGGGTCCGCCGCCGCATAGCCACAATTGGGACGAGTCTTTCTATATCCTCAAGGGCAAAGTTGAGTTCACCTGCGCAGGCAAGACCGTAATGTGCATCCCCGGTACGCTCGTGCACGTGCCCGCTAACACAGTGCATGGCTTTCGCTTCGGTGTCGGCGGCGGCGAGATGCTCGAACTCACCGGCCAAGGCGGATTTGCCACGCAGATGTTCACCGCCATCAGCAAGGAAATCCCCCCAGGCCCTCCCGACCTTCCCAAGGTGTTGGAGGTGCTCAAGCAAAACGGAGTGACCGTCGCAGCTTGA